In Deltaproteobacteria bacterium, a genomic segment contains:
- a CDS encoding PaaX family transcriptional regulator, with translation MSKPTAKSLTLDLLSSLRGAAMPVAALIAAARLFRIDENALRVAITRLLAAGQIVRDERGQYRLGEAAHAIDQRVLGWRAAELRITKWAGGWWMVRAGTLAPARSHERRQRQRALALLGFAELAPGIALRPDNLRASLAELRGELRELGLERDAMVALVRELDAESDARARALWKREKLAASYRRSLAELLASEARLAALPEERAMVESFLLGGRVIRELVLDPLLPEPLAPEAERRAVVAAMRGYDRAGKRAWASFMARYGAPHVSAPAHGERTLSLAIA, from the coding sequence GTGAGCAAGCCCACCGCCAAGAGCCTCACGCTCGACCTGCTTTCCTCGCTGCGCGGGGCCGCGATGCCGGTCGCGGCGCTGATCGCCGCGGCGCGTCTCTTCCGCATCGACGAGAACGCGCTGCGCGTCGCGATCACGCGCCTGCTCGCCGCGGGGCAGATCGTGCGCGACGAGCGCGGGCAGTATCGGCTCGGCGAAGCGGCGCACGCGATCGATCAGCGCGTGCTGGGCTGGCGCGCGGCGGAGCTGCGCATCACGAAGTGGGCAGGCGGGTGGTGGATGGTGCGCGCGGGAACGCTCGCGCCGGCGCGCTCGCACGAGCGGCGCCAACGCCAGCGCGCGCTCGCGCTGCTCGGCTTCGCAGAGCTCGCGCCCGGCATCGCGCTGCGCCCCGACAACTTGCGCGCGTCGCTCGCGGAGCTGCGCGGCGAGCTGCGCGAGCTCGGGCTCGAGCGCGACGCGATGGTTGCGCTCGTGCGCGAGCTCGACGCCGAGAGCGACGCCCGCGCTCGCGCGCTCTGGAAGCGCGAGAAGCTCGCGGCTTCGTATCGCCGCTCGCTCGCGGAGCTGCTCGCGAGCGAGGCCCGCCTCGCTGCGCTGCCCGAGGAGCGCGCGATGGTGGAGTCGTTCTTGTTGGGCGGCCGCGTGATCCGCGAGCTCGTGCTCGATCCGCTTCTTCCGGAGCCGCTCGCACCCGAAGCCGAGCGCCGCGCGGTCGTCGCCGCGATGCGCGGCTACGACCGCGCCGGAAAGCGCGCCTGGGCGAGCTTCATGGCGCGCTACGGCGCGCCGCACGTCTCCGCACCAGCCCATGGCGAGCGCACGCTGTCGCTCGCGATCGCTTAG
- a CDS encoding pyridoxamine 5'-phosphate oxidase family protein, with amino-acid sequence MHETAEELAELQRLLDASHAAANSHMASIFTPERRASAAETAQLLRGACVLALATVSPDGSPRTAPVDGLFFRGRFTFSTSPESARMKNIRRDARVSANYNRGEELCVIVHGAAREIDQRSAWGLALRDYNREVYGEAWDSWGYWGKAPYTAIEPSRMYAALFNRALLGA; translated from the coding sequence TTGCACGAGACCGCCGAAGAGCTCGCCGAGCTGCAGCGCCTGCTCGACGCGAGCCACGCCGCCGCGAACTCCCACATGGCCTCGATCTTCACGCCCGAGCGCCGCGCGAGCGCCGCCGAGACTGCGCAGCTCTTGCGCGGAGCCTGCGTGCTCGCGCTCGCCACCGTCTCGCCTGACGGCTCGCCGCGCACGGCGCCGGTGGACGGTCTGTTCTTTCGCGGGCGCTTCACGTTCAGCACCTCGCCCGAGTCCGCGCGCATGAAGAACATTCGCCGCGACGCGCGCGTCAGCGCGAACTACAACCGCGGCGAAGAGCTCTGCGTGATCGTGCACGGCGCGGCGCGCGAGATCGACCAGCGCTCCGCCTGGGGCCTCGCGCTGCGCGACTACAACCGCGAGGTCTACGGCGAGGCCTGGGACTCGTGGGGTTACTGGGGCAAGGCCCCGTACACCGCGATCGAGCCGAGTCGCATGTACGCCGCGCTGTTCAACCGCGCGCTGCTCGGCGCCTGA
- a CDS encoding enoyl-CoA hydratase/isomerase family protein yields the protein MSELLVEKQGGVTILTLNRPDRMNAISGPMLAAFSEQLLEANRDPEVRVVVITGAGRAFCAGLDLKEQASGGNLGGGFDLREAPPVVLHQMDKPTIAAINGGAAGYGMDLAIGCDIRLASDAAKLSAAFTKRGVIPESGGTWLMPRLVGWAKASEIFFTGRTLGADECLELGLVSKVVPGELLMKEALALAHEIAANAPLAVQGTKRMMRMALTETFEANVHHVYLQLLPLFRSKDFSEGVKSFLEKRPPKFEGK from the coding sequence ATGAGCGAGCTGCTCGTCGAGAAGCAAGGCGGCGTCACGATCCTCACCCTGAATCGCCCCGATCGCATGAACGCGATCAGCGGCCCGATGCTCGCCGCATTCAGCGAGCAGCTGCTCGAGGCGAACCGCGACCCGGAAGTGCGCGTGGTCGTGATCACCGGCGCCGGCCGCGCTTTCTGCGCGGGCCTCGACCTCAAGGAGCAAGCGAGCGGCGGCAACCTCGGCGGCGGCTTCGACCTGCGCGAGGCGCCGCCCGTCGTGCTGCACCAGATGGACAAGCCCACCATCGCCGCGATCAACGGCGGCGCCGCGGGCTACGGCATGGACCTCGCGATCGGCTGCGACATCCGCCTCGCCTCCGACGCCGCGAAGCTGAGCGCCGCGTTCACGAAGCGCGGCGTCATCCCCGAGAGCGGCGGCACCTGGCTGATGCCGCGCCTCGTCGGCTGGGCCAAGGCGAGCGAGATCTTCTTCACGGGCCGCACGCTCGGCGCCGACGAGTGCCTCGAGCTCGGCCTCGTCTCGAAGGTGGTGCCCGGCGAGCTGCTCATGAAGGAAGCCCTCGCGCTCGCCCACGAGATCGCAGCCAACGCGCCGCTCGCCGTGCAGGGCACGAAGCGCATGATGCGCATGGCCCTAACAGAAACCTTCGAAGCGAACGTGCACCACGTCTACCTGCAGCTGCTGCCGCTCTTCCGCAGCAAGGACTTCAGCGAGGGCGTGAAGAGCTTCCTCGAGAAGCGCCCGCCGAAGTTCGAGGGGAAGTGA
- a CDS encoding PIN domain protein yields the protein MRRFRVYVDTSVIGGCFDPEFAEWSRLLVEDFRSGRLAPVLSDVVATEIAPAPPRVRALHDELLALPASQLFVTQVVIDLARAYRDERVLRERSWEDMLHVALASHARVDVLVSWNFRHLLRPDRIRAFNAVNAQRGVGGLVIASPREVTFYGET from the coding sequence ATGCGTCGCTTTCGCGTGTACGTCGACACTTCGGTGATCGGCGGCTGCTTCGATCCCGAGTTCGCCGAGTGGTCGCGGCTGCTGGTCGAGGACTTTCGCAGCGGCCGACTGGCGCCAGTGCTGTCCGATGTCGTTGCGACTGAGATCGCGCCAGCGCCGCCAAGGGTCCGCGCGCTCCACGACGAGTTGCTCGCCCTCCCAGCGTCGCAGCTCTTCGTGACCCAGGTCGTGATCGACCTCGCGCGCGCATATCGAGACGAGAGGGTTCTGCGCGAGCGCTCGTGGGAGGACATGTTGCACGTCGCTCTCGCCAGCCATGCGAGGGTCGACGTGCTCGTCAGCTGGAACTTCCGACACTTGTTGCGGCCGGATAGAATTCGCGCGTTCAACGCGGTAAATGCGCAGCGGGGAGTCGGCGGCCTCGTGATCGCTTCACCCCGCGAGGTGACCTTCTATGGCGAGACGTGA
- a CDS encoding NupC/NupG family nucleoside CNT transporter — protein MSEPASRAAAVLGIAAFIAIAWVFSEHRRRFPLRVVAWGLGLQVALALVLLRSPAGRAFFVGVNDAVSAFIRFTDAGTSFVFGSLRETGFSFALEVLPVIVVMGSLFSVLYHWGVVQLVVRALARGLSRAMGISAAESLSTVADVFVGMTEAPLLIRPYLARMTRSELFTVMTAGMATIAGSVLVAYAQMLGGDYAGHLVTASFMAAPAAVLLAKVMVPETGAPETSHAAAATVPIATVNTIDAAAAGASAALRLAANVGALLIAFIALLAMANAGLEVVGGWLGIADLTLQRVLGWAFAPFALLIGVAPSEAASVGSLLGVKTVFNEFLAYDALGKLIAEQAISPRAAVISSYALCGFANFGSLAILLGGVGAMVPERRPEIAELGLKAILAGTLATLMTASVVAVLV, from the coding sequence ATGAGCGAGCCAGCCTCGCGCGCCGCGGCGGTGCTCGGCATCGCGGCGTTCATCGCGATCGCGTGGGTGTTCTCCGAGCACCGCCGCCGCTTCCCGCTGCGCGTCGTCGCTTGGGGCCTCGGGCTGCAAGTCGCGCTCGCGCTCGTGTTGTTACGGAGCCCGGCGGGCCGCGCGTTCTTCGTGGGCGTGAACGACGCGGTCAGCGCCTTCATCCGCTTCACCGACGCCGGCACCAGCTTCGTGTTCGGCTCGCTGCGCGAGACCGGCTTCTCGTTCGCGCTCGAAGTGCTGCCCGTGATCGTCGTGATGGGGAGCCTCTTCTCCGTGCTCTACCACTGGGGCGTCGTACAGCTCGTGGTGCGCGCTCTCGCGCGCGGCCTCTCGCGCGCGATGGGCATCTCGGCCGCCGAGAGCCTCAGCACCGTCGCCGACGTGTTCGTCGGCATGACCGAAGCGCCGCTTCTGATCCGCCCCTACCTCGCGCGCATGACGCGCAGCGAGCTGTTCACCGTAATGACTGCGGGCATGGCGACGATCGCGGGCTCGGTGCTCGTGGCCTACGCGCAGATGCTCGGCGGCGACTACGCGGGCCACCTCGTGACTGCGAGCTTCATGGCCGCGCCCGCCGCAGTGCTGCTCGCGAAGGTGATGGTGCCCGAGACCGGCGCTCCGGAGACGAGCCACGCCGCCGCCGCGACCGTCCCGATCGCCACGGTGAACACCATCGACGCGGCCGCCGCCGGCGCGAGCGCCGCGCTGCGCCTCGCCGCGAACGTGGGCGCGCTGCTGATCGCGTTCATCGCGCTGCTCGCGATGGCGAACGCGGGCCTCGAAGTCGTGGGCGGCTGGCTCGGCATCGCGGACCTCACGCTGCAGCGCGTGCTCGGCTGGGCGTTCGCGCCGTTCGCGCTGCTGATCGGCGTCGCGCCGAGCGAGGCCGCGAGCGTCGGCTCGCTGCTCGGCGTGAAGACTGTGTTCAACGAGTTCCTCGCCTACGACGCGCTCGGCAAGCTGATCGCCGAGCAGGCGATCTCACCGCGCGCCGCCGTGATCAGCAGCTACGCGCTGTGCGGCTTCGCGAACTTCGGCTCGCTCGCGATCTTGTTAGGCGGCGTCGGCGCGATGGTCCCCGAGCGCCGCCCCGAGATCGCGGAGCTCGGGCTCAAAGCGATCCTCGCCGGCACGCTCGCGACCCTGATGACTGCGAGCGTGGTGGCGGTGTTGGTGTAG
- the thiE gene encoding thiamine phosphate synthase, translated as MQSFAGVHVLADDDPCWKHDPVTQARAACAGGARAVQLRAKRATDARALGWGREIRALTRAAGLVFVVNDRVDIALACEADAVHLGQDDLPPADARRIAPRLAIGRSTHDAAQLARALAEPIDYVAYGPLFGSASKDTGYDARGLAALREIARTCAPLPLVAIGGIDATNCAQARAAGAHGVAVISAVANAADPVAAVRALVAAFGGAR; from the coding sequence ATGCAGAGCTTCGCCGGCGTACACGTGCTCGCGGACGACGACCCGTGCTGGAAGCACGATCCCGTCACCCAAGCGCGCGCGGCGTGTGCGGGCGGTGCGCGCGCGGTGCAGCTGCGGGCGAAGCGCGCCACCGACGCGCGGGCGCTCGGCTGGGGGCGCGAGATTCGCGCGCTCACGCGCGCGGCGGGCCTCGTGTTCGTCGTGAACGATCGCGTCGACATCGCGCTCGCGTGCGAGGCCGACGCCGTGCACCTCGGCCAAGACGACTTGCCGCCCGCGGACGCGCGCCGCATCGCGCCGCGCCTCGCGATCGGGCGCTCGACCCACGACGCCGCGCAGCTCGCGCGCGCGCTGGCGGAGCCGATCGACTATGTCGCGTACGGCCCGCTCTTCGGCAGCGCGAGCAAGGACACCGGCTACGACGCGCGCGGCCTCGCCGCGCTGCGCGAGATCGCGCGCACGTGCGCGCCGCTGCCCCTCGTCGCGATCGGCGGCATCGATGCGACGAACTGTGCGCAGGCGCGCGCCGCGGGCGCGCACGGCGTCGCGGTGATCTCGGCCGTCGCGAATGCGGCGGACCCCGTCGCCGCGGTGCGCGCGCTCGTCGCCGCGTTCGGCGGCGCGCGATGA
- a CDS encoding sigma-54-dependent Fis family transcriptional regulator gives MSARVLIADDEPSIRFVLRETLESAGHAVTDVANGDDALRALTEASFDLAFFDIRMPGASGLDLLERARTVGSDTAIVIITAQNTFENAVEAMKRGAFDYLAKPFGTQEVLALVEKALRSRALESEVRALRRALGKGAPASERLVGKSSALLDVFKTIGRVARSDVPVLVTGESGTGKELIARAIHAASSRAAAPFVAVNAAAIPRDLLESELFGHERGAFTGAVEARAGRFREASGGTLFLDEIGDMPVDLQAKLLRVLQTGEVTSVGGRRAEAVNVRILAATHRDLDAAVASGAFREDLLYRLRVVPIAVPPLRERREDIPPLIDHFLARYDAELTGGMHVISPDAIEKLVRHAWPGNVRELENAIKRALVLVAAEVIGAEDFAFLDGGGAGERTALSLEALVRAETEAALDSGAPADVHAALLSRVEKPLIEAALARTGGNQLRAAELLGINRNTLRKRIVELGIDVPDRP, from the coding sequence GTGAGTGCGCGCGTCCTGATCGCCGACGACGAGCCGTCGATCCGCTTCGTGCTGCGCGAGACGCTCGAGAGCGCCGGGCACGCCGTCACCGACGTCGCGAACGGCGACGACGCACTGCGCGCGCTCACCGAGGCGAGCTTCGACCTCGCGTTCTTCGACATCCGCATGCCCGGCGCGAGCGGCCTCGATCTGCTCGAGCGCGCGCGCACGGTCGGCAGCGACACCGCGATCGTGATCATCACCGCGCAGAACACGTTCGAGAACGCCGTCGAGGCGATGAAGCGCGGCGCTTTCGACTACCTCGCGAAGCCCTTCGGCACGCAGGAAGTGCTCGCGCTCGTGGAGAAGGCGCTGCGCTCGCGCGCGCTCGAGTCCGAGGTGCGCGCCCTGCGCCGCGCGCTCGGCAAGGGCGCGCCGGCGAGCGAGCGGCTCGTGGGCAAGAGCAGCGCGCTTCTCGACGTGTTCAAGACCATCGGCCGCGTGGCGCGCTCCGACGTGCCGGTGCTCGTGACGGGAGAGAGCGGCACTGGCAAGGAGCTGATCGCGCGTGCGATCCACGCCGCGAGCTCGCGCGCAGCCGCGCCGTTCGTGGCGGTGAACGCAGCCGCGATCCCGCGCGACCTGCTCGAGAGTGAGCTGTTCGGCCACGAGCGCGGCGCGTTCACCGGCGCGGTCGAGGCGCGCGCGGGCCGCTTCCGCGAGGCGAGCGGCGGCACGCTCTTCCTCGACGAGATCGGCGACATGCCGGTCGACCTGCAGGCGAAGTTGTTACGGGTGTTGCAGACGGGAGAGGTGACTTCGGTGGGCGGGCGCCGCGCCGAAGCGGTGAACGTGCGCATCCTCGCAGCCACGCATCGCGACCTCGATGCGGCCGTGGCGAGCGGCGCATTCCGCGAGGATCTGCTCTACCGCCTGCGGGTCGTGCCGATCGCGGTACCGCCGCTGCGCGAGCGCCGCGAGGACATTCCCCCGCTGATCGACCACTTCCTCGCGCGCTACGACGCGGAGCTGACGGGCGGCATGCACGTGATCTCGCCGGACGCGATCGAGAAGCTCGTGCGTCACGCCTGGCCGGGCAACGTGCGCGAGCTCGAGAACGCGATCAAGCGCGCGCTCGTGCTCGTTGCCGCCGAAGTGATCGGTGCCGAGGACTTCGCGTTCCTCGATGGCGGCGGCGCGGGCGAGCGCACCGCGCTGTCGCTCGAAGCGCTGGTCCGCGCCGAGACCGAGGCCGCTCTCGACTCGGGCGCGCCCGCCGACGTGCATGCGGCCCTGCTCTCGCGCGTCGAGAAGCCGCTGATCGAGGCTGCGCTCGCGCGGACCGGAGGCAATCAGCTGCGCGCCGCCGAGCTGCTCGGCATCAACCGCAACACCCTGCGAAAGCGCATCGTCGAGCTGGGCATCGACGTGCCGGATCGGCCGTAG
- a CDS encoding PAS domain-containing protein, which translates to MRRDLADVLEAILAGVIVVGPAGRVEELNSVACRLLGRSRETALGCAIEELVPPRHAVAQLARSVLARGAAISAADCELEPQRGERIPLDVSASPLQSESGATEGAVVVLRDQTAQRRLAQLETERERFEAFGRIAAGLAHEIKNPLGGIRGAGEILGLRAGDAKTRETAELIVRESTRIAALVDDFMVFARRDRLRLATTNIHRVLDGVLALLSHDPLGEAVEIVRAYDPSIPEFGADADRLIQVFLNLLRNALQALEGRGGRVTVTTRMTLDHRIALDDGKPLPTLAVWIRDTGRGMSADELRQATTPFFSARPGGTGLGLAVADYWIAQHRGTLHLESEPNVGTSVRVTLPLRKPS; encoded by the coding sequence ATGCGCCGCGACCTCGCAGACGTGCTCGAAGCGATCCTCGCGGGCGTCATCGTCGTGGGGCCGGCGGGGCGCGTCGAAGAGCTGAACTCGGTCGCGTGCCGGCTGCTCGGGCGCTCGCGCGAGACCGCGCTCGGCTGCGCGATCGAGGAGCTGGTGCCGCCGCGTCACGCGGTCGCGCAGCTTGCGCGCAGCGTGCTGGCGCGCGGCGCGGCGATCTCGGCCGCGGACTGCGAGCTCGAGCCGCAGCGCGGCGAGCGCATCCCGCTCGACGTGAGCGCGTCGCCGCTGCAGTCCGAGTCGGGCGCGACGGAGGGCGCGGTCGTGGTGCTGCGCGACCAGACCGCGCAGCGCCGGCTCGCGCAGCTCGAGACCGAGCGCGAGCGCTTCGAGGCGTTCGGGCGCATCGCCGCCGGCCTCGCACACGAGATCAAGAATCCCCTCGGCGGCATTCGCGGCGCCGGCGAGATCCTCGGCCTGCGCGCGGGCGACGCGAAGACGCGCGAGACCGCGGAGCTGATCGTGCGCGAGTCGACGCGCATCGCGGCGCTCGTCGACGACTTCATGGTCTTCGCGCGGCGCGACAGGCTGCGGCTCGCGACCACGAACATCCACCGCGTGCTCGACGGCGTGCTCGCGCTGCTCTCGCACGATCCCCTCGGCGAAGCCGTCGAGATCGTGCGCGCCTACGACCCCTCGATCCCGGAGTTCGGGGCCGACGCCGACCGGCTGATCCAGGTGTTCCTCAACTTGTTACGGAACGCGCTGCAGGCGCTCGAAGGCCGCGGGGGCAGAGTCACGGTGACGACGCGCATGACTCTCGATCACCGCATCGCCCTCGATGACGGCAAGCCGCTGCCGACCCTCGCCGTGTGGATCCGCGACACCGGCCGCGGGATGAGCGCGGACGAGCTGCGCCAAGCCACGACGCCGTTCTTCAGCGCGCGCCCGGGCGGCACGGGGCTCGGGCTCGCGGTTGCGGACTACTGGATCGCGCAGCACCGCGGCACGCTGCATCTCGAGTCGGAGCCGAACGTGGGGACCAGCGTGCGCGTCACGCTGCCGCTGAGGAAGCCCTCGTGA
- a CDS encoding molybdopterin molybdotransferase MoeA, translating to MRTGISVPEARAIVLEQAHALAPEIVAFEAALGRVLAEEVRSDRTLPPADCSAMDGYAVRGADVADAGAKLHIAYEVAAGGAAPRALAAGEAARIFTGAPIPRGADTVVRQEDTEARADEVRVLVSVPRGESVRASGEDVRAGDLVLSAGVRVSPAEVGMLASLGRTLVHVHRRPTVAVLSGGDELVEPHETPTNGRIVSSNAYSIAAQCLEAGALPNNLGIARDTPADLERLLRAGLGADVLVSSAGVSVGDHDHVRPTLEKLGVRLFFWGVEMKPGYPITFGRAQDGEGAFVFGLPGNPVSAMVTFELFVRPLLLRLGGRSDLARPEISAVCGERFSKKPGREHYVRVFLEKRASGDVVARTTGNQSSGVLRSMTLADGLLVFPADASEIADGGRARVIVLDASFFAR from the coding sequence ATGCGCACCGGCATCAGCGTTCCCGAAGCGCGCGCGATCGTGCTCGAACAGGCTCACGCGCTCGCGCCCGAGATCGTGGCGTTCGAGGCGGCGCTCGGGCGCGTGCTCGCGGAGGAGGTGCGCTCGGATCGCACGCTGCCCCCCGCGGACTGCTCGGCGATGGACGGCTATGCGGTGCGTGGCGCGGATGTCGCCGATGCGGGCGCGAAGCTGCACATCGCCTACGAGGTCGCCGCCGGCGGGGCGGCGCCGCGCGCGCTCGCGGCGGGCGAGGCGGCGCGCATCTTCACCGGCGCACCGATTCCGCGCGGCGCCGACACCGTGGTGCGCCAAGAGGACACCGAGGCGCGCGCGGATGAGGTGCGCGTGCTCGTGTCCGTTCCGCGCGGCGAGAGCGTGCGCGCTTCGGGCGAGGACGTGCGGGCGGGCGATCTCGTGCTCAGCGCGGGTGTGCGCGTGAGCCCCGCGGAAGTGGGGATGCTCGCGTCGCTCGGGCGCACGCTCGTCCACGTGCACCGCCGGCCCACGGTCGCGGTGCTCTCGGGCGGCGACGAGCTCGTCGAGCCGCACGAGACGCCGACGAACGGGCGCATCGTCTCGTCGAACGCCTACTCGATCGCTGCGCAATGCCTCGAAGCGGGCGCGCTTCCTAACAATCTCGGCATCGCGCGCGACACGCCCGCGGATCTCGAGCGGCTGCTCCGCGCGGGCCTCGGCGCGGACGTGCTGGTTTCGAGCGCGGGCGTCTCGGTCGGAGATCACGACCACGTCCGCCCCACGCTCGAGAAGCTCGGCGTGCGCCTCTTCTTCTGGGGCGTCGAGATGAAGCCGGGTTACCCGATCACGTTCGGCCGCGCCCAGGACGGCGAGGGCGCGTTCGTGTTCGGTCTCCCTGGCAATCCCGTCTCGGCGATGGTCACGTTCGAGTTGTTCGTGAGGCCCTTGTTGTTACGACTCGGCGGACGCAGCGACCTCGCGCGGCCCGAAATCTCCGCGGTCTGTGGCGAGCGCTTCAGCAAGAAGCCTGGCCGCGAGCACTACGTGCGCGTGTTCCTCGAGAAGCGCGCGAGCGGAGACGTCGTCGCGCGCACGACGGGCAACCAGAGCAGCGGCGTCCTGCGCTCGATGACCCTCGCCGACGGCCTGCTCGTCTTCCCCGCCGACGCGAGCGAGATTGCCGACGGTGGGCGCGCGCGCGTGATCGTGCTCGACGCGAGCTTCTTCGCGCGATGA
- a CDS encoding molybdenum cofactor guanylyltransferase, which yields MTHSRLANVSAALLLGGASTRMGRDKAQLLVTGEPAATRLAKMLARMFEDVLLVGGDAPGDAPGRRVADLAGPRCALRGLVTALAAAREERVLVLATDLMAMTPDVLLALVAYPEADAVVPRRDGYAQPLCALYRRAPALAAAQRALAAEELALKHVLAQLSVRWLEGDDLSSVDPRGLALGNVNTPEDYARMVASEACA from the coding sequence ATGACGCACTCGCGACTCGCGAACGTGAGCGCGGCGCTGCTGCTCGGCGGTGCCTCCACGCGCATGGGCCGCGACAAGGCGCAGCTCCTGGTCACGGGTGAGCCGGCGGCGACGCGGCTCGCGAAGATGCTCGCGAGAATGTTCGAGGACGTGCTGCTCGTAGGCGGTGACGCGCCCGGGGATGCGCCGGGCAGGCGCGTCGCCGATCTCGCTGGACCGCGCTGCGCGCTGCGCGGCCTCGTCACGGCGCTCGCGGCCGCGCGCGAGGAGCGTGTGCTCGTGCTCGCGACGGACCTGATGGCGATGACACCCGACGTTTTGCTCGCGCTCGTCGCGTACCCCGAAGCCGACGCTGTGGTGCCGCGGCGCGATGGCTACGCGCAGCCGCTGTGCGCGCTGTATCGACGAGCCCCGGCGCTCGCCGCCGCGCAGCGTGCTCTCGCAGCCGAGGAGCTCGCACTGAAGCACGTGCTCGCGCAGCTCAGCGTGCGTTGGCTCGAAGGGGACGATCTCAGCTCGGTCGATCCTCGCGGCTTGGCGCTGGGGAACGTCAACACGCCCGAGGACTACGCGCGCATGGTTGCGAGCGAGGCGTGCGCGTGA
- a CDS encoding diacylglycerol kinase: protein MRARAASFAFAARGLAAFAREPNARIHFAAAVAVLALAAWLRVSRADAALLALAIGLVLAAEALNTALEALADRVAPDHHALVAKAKDVAAAGVLLAALAAAVAGLLVLGPPLLAKLGLA from the coding sequence CTGCGCGCGCGCGCGGCGAGCTTCGCGTTCGCAGCTCGCGGGCTCGCGGCGTTCGCGCGCGAGCCGAACGCGCGCATTCACTTCGCCGCCGCCGTCGCGGTGCTCGCGCTCGCCGCGTGGCTGCGCGTGTCGCGTGCGGACGCCGCGCTGCTCGCGCTCGCGATCGGCCTCGTGCTCGCCGCTGAGGCGCTGAACACCGCGCTCGAAGCGCTCGCCGACCGCGTCGCGCCCGATCATCACGCGCTCGTGGCGAAGGCGAAGGACGTGGCCGCCGCGGGCGTGCTCCTCGCCGCGCTCGCGGCAGCGGTGGCGGGGCTGCTGGTGTTAGGGCCGCCGCTGCTCGCGAAGCTCGGCCTCGCGTGA
- a CDS encoding GNAT family N-acetyltransferase: MSAVRIRPYSLGDAEALCDAVLESRAQLSQWMDWAHPAYSIADSRPWVEASVEKFAAGTELNFVIESDAGRFLGGCGLNDFTPGGPRANLGYWVRSSATRGGVASAAARRLAAWAWESTNLVRLEVLVAVGNLASLRVAEKIGAQREGVLRKRVAAHGTLHDAVMHSLIRPAC; the protein is encoded by the coding sequence GTGAGCGCGGTTCGCATTCGCCCTTACTCGCTCGGCGACGCGGAAGCGCTTTGCGACGCGGTGCTCGAGTCGCGCGCGCAGCTCTCGCAGTGGATGGACTGGGCGCATCCCGCGTACTCGATCGCGGACTCACGTCCCTGGGTGGAGGCGAGCGTGGAGAAGTTCGCGGCGGGCACGGAGCTCAACTTCGTGATCGAGTCGGACGCGGGCCGCTTTCTCGGTGGCTGCGGCCTGAACGACTTCACCCCGGGTGGGCCGCGCGCGAATCTCGGCTACTGGGTGCGCAGCTCAGCGACGAGGGGCGGGGTGGCGAGCGCGGCGGCGCGGCGACTCGCAGCGTGGGCGTGGGAGAGCACGAACCTCGTGCGGCTCGAGGTGCTCGTCGCAGTCGGCAACCTCGCGTCGCTGCGCGTCGCGGAGAAGATCGGCGCGCAGCGGGAGGGCGTGCTTCGCAAGCGAGTCGCTGCGCACGGCACGCTGCACGATGCGGTGATGCACTCGCTGATCAGGCCGGCTTGTTAG